In Candidatus Methylomirabilota bacterium, one genomic interval encodes:
- the ilvB gene encoding acetolactate synthase, large subunit, biosynthetic type, giving the protein MKLTGSEILLRSLVEEGVDTVFGIPGGVILHTYDVMTDPAVASKIRHILCRHEQGATHAAEGYYKASGKVGTVMVTSGPGACNTITGVTDALLDSMAIVVFTGQVPTTAMGCDAFQEADVVGTTRSCTKHNFLALKTEDIPRIVKEAYYIARSGRPGPVLVDLPKNVITGRAEYRGHPRELHIRGYKPTTQGHAGQIKRAVELMKAAKRPLIYGGGGIIHSEAFDELRDLVAMTQIPVVTTLMGLGAFDTSEPRWLGMVGMHGPYWSNMAMVDCDLMIAVGSRFSDRVTGRLSEFGKQCKIIHIDVDPTSIRKTVHVDVPIVGDVKQVLGELNRAVSRVERQWAHDLEEWYAELAEWRAKHPLRYGPMRDTIKPQYAIDMVYEVSEAMNPIVATGVGQHQMWAAQRYRGHRPRRWLTSGGLGTMGYGFPAAMGAQAAFPDDLVICIDGDGSFQMTNQDLVTCVENNLPVKTVIINNGYLGMVRQWQELFYGRRYSQVDLAIQPDFVKLAEAYGVTGLRARRPEEVKSVLEQAFAMPGPVLVDMVTDREENCFPMIPPGGAIKDIIDYGDPISEKLFQGVR; this is encoded by the coding sequence ATGAAACTGACAGGATCGGAGATTTTGCTGAGGAGCCTGGTCGAAGAGGGGGTAGATACCGTCTTCGGTATTCCGGGCGGCGTGATTCTGCATACCTACGACGTGATGACCGATCCTGCAGTCGCGTCCAAGATCCGGCACATCCTCTGTCGTCACGAGCAGGGTGCGACCCATGCCGCAGAAGGGTATTACAAGGCCAGCGGCAAGGTCGGGACAGTGATGGTCACCTCAGGGCCCGGGGCCTGCAATACCATCACCGGCGTGACCGACGCCTTGCTGGATTCCATGGCCATCGTCGTCTTTACCGGTCAGGTACCGACGACGGCGATGGGTTGCGATGCCTTTCAGGAGGCGGATGTGGTTGGCACAACGCGGAGTTGCACCAAGCACAACTTCCTTGCCCTCAAGACCGAGGATATCCCCAGAATCGTGAAGGAGGCGTATTACATCGCCCGTTCCGGTCGCCCGGGGCCGGTACTGGTCGATCTTCCAAAGAACGTGATTACGGGACGCGCCGAATACCGCGGCCATCCGCGGGAACTGCACATCCGAGGCTACAAGCCGACCACGCAGGGCCATGCCGGCCAGATCAAGCGGGCGGTTGAATTGATGAAAGCCGCCAAGCGGCCGCTGATCTATGGCGGCGGCGGGATTATTCATTCGGAGGCGTTCGATGAGCTCCGCGATCTGGTGGCGATGACCCAGATCCCGGTGGTCACGACGTTGATGGGCCTGGGCGCCTTCGACACCTCCGAGCCGCGCTGGCTTGGGATGGTGGGGATGCACGGACCCTACTGGTCCAATATGGCGATGGTTGACTGCGACCTGATGATCGCCGTCGGGTCGCGGTTCAGCGATCGGGTGACCGGGAGACTATCCGAATTCGGCAAACAGTGCAAGATCATTCATATCGACGTCGATCCGACCTCAATCAGGAAGACGGTGCACGTCGATGTACCGATTGTCGGTGATGTCAAGCAGGTGCTTGGCGAGTTGAATCGAGCCGTGAGCCGGGTGGAGCGGCAGTGGGCGCACGACCTTGAGGAGTGGTACGCGGAACTCGCGGAATGGAGGGCCAAACACCCGCTTCGATACGGTCCGATGCGCGACACGATCAAACCGCAGTATGCCATCGACATGGTCTATGAGGTGAGCGAGGCCATGAACCCGATCGTCGCAACGGGCGTCGGCCAGCACCAGATGTGGGCGGCGCAGCGCTATCGGGGTCACCGGCCGCGCCGTTGGCTGACCTCCGGCGGGCTGGGGACGATGGGCTACGGATTCCCCGCGGCCATGGGTGCTCAAGCGGCCTTCCCGGACGATCTGGTCATCTGCATCGACGGCGATGGGAGCTTTCAGATGACCAATCAGGATCTGGTCACGTGCGTTGAGAACAATCTGCCGGTCAAGACGGTGATCATCAACAACGGCTATCTCGGGATGGTACGGCAGTGGCAGGAACTGTTTTATGGCCGCCGATATTCTCAAGTGGATCTGGCGATACAACCCGATTTCGTGAAGCTGGCGGAGGCCTATGGGGTGACCGGGCTACGTGCCAGGCGGCCGGAAGAGGTCAAATCTGTCCTGGAGCAGGCCTTTGCCATGCCGGGACCGGTCCTCGTCGACATGGTCACAGACCGGGAAGAGAACTGCTTCCCCATGATTCCGCCTGGTGGTGCCATCAAGGATATCATCGACTATGGCGATCCGATTTCCGAGAAGCTGTTTCAGGGGGTCAGATGA
- a CDS encoding tRNA pseudouridine(38-40) synthase TruA: MTTYKLTIEYEGTDYHGWQVQPGVPTVQGTLQEALARICGTRIDLMGAGRTDAGVHALGQVASLRAEFHHPPDTLRRALTSVLPSDIVVTRVETMADDFHAQRRAQWKRYRYTLLTRRYPSALERRYSLFVPYPVEVDDMAQAARGLIGTHDFSAFQAAHGSAESPVRTILAAEFTRQGDHVYFDIVADGFLRHMIRIIMGTLLDVGRGKLRLCDFKAIHEGRDRNHASKTISPHGLCLLNVGYEPFRDSQDRLLDRTSWPRRTELMDQEVCVS; encoded by the coding sequence ATGACGACGTATAAACTGACCATCGAATACGAGGGGACCGACTATCATGGCTGGCAGGTCCAACCGGGTGTGCCAACCGTCCAGGGAACCCTACAAGAGGCTCTGGCGCGGATCTGCGGGACCAGGATCGACCTGATGGGCGCGGGCCGCACCGATGCCGGCGTGCACGCCCTTGGTCAGGTAGCCAGCCTTCGCGCTGAGTTTCACCATCCACCGGATACCCTCCGTCGAGCGTTGACCAGCGTCTTACCATCCGACATTGTGGTGACGCGGGTAGAGACGATGGCGGACGACTTTCACGCCCAGCGGCGGGCACAATGGAAGCGCTATCGGTACACCCTTCTGACGCGGCGATATCCCTCTGCGCTCGAGCGGCGATACAGCCTCTTTGTCCCATACCCTGTAGAAGTCGACGACATGGCTCAGGCTGCCCGGGGTCTGATCGGTACCCATGATTTCAGCGCGTTTCAAGCCGCACATGGATCTGCGGAATCACCGGTACGCACCATCTTGGCGGCCGAGTTTACACGGCAGGGGGATCACGTATACTTTGATATTGTCGCAGATGGATTTCTTCGCCATATGATCCGAATCATCATGGGAACCCTGCTGGATGTTGGACGAGGAAAACTACGACTGTGTGACTTTAAGGCGATACATGAAGGACGAGATCGTAATCATGCATCAAAGACGATCTCTCCCCATGGACTGTGTTTGCTGAATGTCGGTTACGAACCGTTTCGAGATAGTCAGGACCGATTGTTAGATCGTACGTCATGGCCTCGGCGTACGGAACTTATGGATCAGGAGGTGTGCGTCTCATGA
- the rpsT gene encoding 30S ribosomal protein S20 yields the protein MPITKSAQKHMRQSQKRRLRNRAAKSALKTVIKKVRTEIEGQDRDAAGKAFAQAVPFIDRAASKGFIHKNAAARYKSRLARQLHALPQPS from the coding sequence ATGCCAATTACGAAGTCGGCACAGAAACACATGCGGCAAAGCCAGAAGCGACGGTTGCGTAATCGTGCGGCCAAGAGCGCCTTGAAGACCGTCATCAAGAAGGTGCGGACGGAGATCGAGGGACAGGATCGGGATGCGGCCGGGAAGGCATTCGCGCAGGCGGTACCGTTCATTGACCGAGCCGCCAGCAAGGGGTTTATCCATAAGAACGCCGCGGCCCGCTATAAGTCACGGCTTGCCCGCCAACTCCACGCCCTCCCGCAACCGTCGTAG
- a CDS encoding ester cyclase has translation MSIEDNKRLVRRLYEETDKQNFSSLDEFFSENLIDHDPPPIPDLKPGLEGIKQSFKVFASAYPDGTHVIHDLIAEGDRVVIRVSGTGTQTGEFKGIKPTGKKVEMTGIVIYRIENGKIVERWAQHNFLGFVMQQLGVVSLPGHGGPHSPPA, from the coding sequence ATGTCGATCGAAGACAACAAGCGTTTGGTGCGTCGCCTCTACGAAGAGACCGATAAGCAGAACTTCTCGTCGCTGGATGAGTTCTTCTCCGAGAATCTGATCGATCACGATCCGCCCCCGATCCCCGATCTGAAGCCGGGCCTGGAAGGCATCAAGCAGTCGTTCAAGGTGTTTGCGAGCGCCTACCCAGACGGAACGCACGTCATTCACGATCTGATCGCCGAGGGTGACCGGGTCGTCATACGGGTGAGCGGAACCGGAACGCAGACCGGCGAGTTCAAGGGGATCAAGCCGACCGGAAAGAAGGTCGAGATGACGGGGATTGTCATCTACCGGATCGAAAACGGAAAGATCGTGGAGCGCTGGGCGCAGCACAACTTCCTGGGCTTCGTCATGCAGCAGTTGGGGGTCGTTTCGCTGCCGGGGCATGGCGGTCCACACTCACCACCAGCCTGA
- the mviN gene encoding murein biosynthesis integral membrane protein MurJ, with translation MEHEHRGKIARAAGVVSAATLLSRILGFVRDLIIARAFGAGTATDAFFAAFRLPNMLRELLGEGALSAAFIPVFTESFRTRGREGAWRLAWTVLSMLTLLLLAVSSVGIVFAPWLIRLIAPGFHAIPSQLDLAVYLTRVMFPYILLIGVAALFMAILNSQGHFATPALSPSVLNVAMIGCALFLTPHMDPPIVALAIGVLIGGVGQLLIQIPAILSGSRGVRWSLDVGDPAVGRIARLMTPGIAGLAVTQLNVFIGTLLASLMGEGGISILYYAFRLIQLPIGLFGVAIATAAFPAMARQAANRSLREVGATVAYAIRLVLFVTLPSMVGLMVFRVQIIQILFERGAFDRTVTLATADVLLFYAFGLGAYVSNRILVPAFYSLQDTATPVKIGMAAVVANIVASLLLMRPLGLAGLALATTLSSFVNLGLLLVCLQRRLGRLDGLRLRSLAKVAGAAGLMAVIGLSLSYAYDPLTIESSLHRAAVLTVELVICGAVFLLAAAGMGSEELRGLLQWLISRRQKIEGTPSGED, from the coding sequence ATGGAGCACGAACACCGCGGAAAGATCGCGCGGGCGGCCGGTGTGGTCAGCGCGGCCACCCTGTTGAGCCGTATTCTCGGCTTTGTCCGCGATCTGATCATTGCCAGGGCCTTCGGCGCCGGAACCGCGACCGATGCCTTTTTCGCCGCCTTCCGTCTCCCCAATATGTTACGCGAACTGCTGGGGGAGGGCGCCCTCTCGGCGGCATTTATCCCGGTCTTCACTGAATCGTTCCGGACGCGCGGGCGTGAGGGCGCCTGGCGATTGGCCTGGACCGTCTTGAGTATGCTGACGTTGCTGCTGCTGGCGGTCTCCAGTGTCGGCATTGTGTTCGCGCCCTGGTTGATCAGGCTCATCGCCCCCGGCTTTCACGCGATCCCCTCACAACTCGATCTGGCCGTCTATCTGACCCGGGTGATGTTTCCGTATATCCTGTTGATCGGGGTGGCGGCGCTCTTCATGGCGATCCTCAATTCGCAGGGCCACTTCGCCACCCCGGCGCTCTCGCCCAGCGTGCTCAACGTCGCCATGATCGGCTGTGCGCTATTTCTCACACCGCATATGGACCCGCCGATCGTCGCGCTGGCTATCGGCGTCCTCATCGGCGGCGTCGGCCAGCTTCTGATCCAGATCCCGGCGATTCTGAGCGGAAGTCGGGGCGTGCGGTGGAGTCTCGATGTCGGCGATCCTGCGGTCGGGCGGATCGCGCGGCTGATGACGCCGGGGATCGCCGGTTTGGCCGTCACGCAGCTCAATGTCTTTATCGGCACCCTGCTCGCGTCGTTGATGGGGGAGGGCGGGATCTCCATCCTGTACTATGCCTTCCGATTGATCCAGCTCCCAATCGGTCTGTTCGGTGTGGCGATTGCCACAGCGGCCTTCCCCGCGATGGCGAGGCAGGCGGCCAACCGGTCCCTGAGAGAGGTTGGCGCCACGGTCGCCTATGCCATCCGTCTGGTCCTCTTCGTAACGCTGCCGTCGATGGTCGGCCTGATGGTCTTCAGGGTGCAGATCATCCAGATCCTCTTCGAACGGGGCGCCTTTGATCGAACAGTCACCCTCGCCACCGCTGATGTTCTGTTGTTCTACGCCTTCGGTCTCGGGGCCTATGTGTCGAACCGGATCCTCGTCCCGGCCTTCTATTCGCTGCAGGATACGGCGACGCCGGTCAAGATCGGGATGGCGGCCGTGGTGGCCAATATTGTCGCATCGCTCCTGCTGATGCGGCCGCTGGGGCTGGCCGGTCTCGCGCTGGCGACCACCCTGTCCTCCTTCGTGAACCTGGGCCTGCTGTTGGTCTGTCTGCAACGGCGTCTCGGGCGGCTCGATGGGTTACGCCTGCGCTCACTGGCCAAGGTCGCCGGGGCTGCCGGCTTGATGGCCGTCATCGGCCTATCGCTGAGCTATGCGTATGACCCGCTGACGATCGAATCATCGCTTCATCGTGCCGCGGTGCTGACGGTCGAGCTTGTGATCTGCGGTGCGGTATTTCTGCTTGCGGCGGCCGGTATGGGCTCCGAGGAGTTGCGTGGTCTGCTGCAATGGCTGATCAGCCGCCGACAGAAGATCGAAGGTACCCCATCAGGGGAAGATTAA
- the holA gene encoding DNA polymerase III subunit delta, with amino-acid sequence MAWSKVGSRHSPRKTHDFRHGEIASVYCLYGEEDYRREQVLNQLLDALLQEGMRDLNLDQIRPGETGSGSILGSARTLPFLAPRRVILIRDVEGLSRDQQEELLAYLNEPCPTSCLVLVAKRLDLRTRLAAVLQKKGVLLRFDRPEADSLKESLTAAARERGVRLQPEAVSLLLALVGDDVRQLIYNLERLILFVGEREEIGESEVAALVGETRVRSIFQLTDAVSSRNLDPALRCLTSLLESGEEPLAIIGMLARQIRLLIRAKSLREQSATVGRMTQGFNLPPRVVAALAEHAASRSWPQLSGALHALSEADLAIKTGKAAAPAVMTGLVWNLCLA; translated from the coding sequence ATGGCCTGGTCCAAGGTCGGCAGCCGGCACTCACCGCGCAAGACTCACGACTTTCGTCACGGAGAGATCGCCTCGGTCTACTGCCTCTACGGAGAAGAGGACTATCGTCGGGAACAGGTGCTGAACCAGCTCCTGGACGCACTGCTCCAGGAGGGCATGAGAGACCTGAATCTCGACCAGATCCGTCCTGGAGAGACAGGAAGCGGATCAATTCTGGGGAGTGCCAGGACGCTGCCGTTTCTCGCGCCGCGTCGGGTGATTCTGATTCGAGACGTCGAGGGGCTTTCGCGGGACCAGCAGGAGGAACTGCTTGCCTATCTGAATGAGCCCTGTCCGACAAGCTGTCTGGTGTTGGTCGCGAAACGTCTGGATCTCAGGACACGTTTGGCGGCGGTCCTCCAGAAGAAAGGGGTGCTGCTGCGCTTTGATCGTCCGGAGGCGGATTCGTTGAAGGAGTCGCTGACGGCGGCAGCCAGGGAGCGCGGGGTACGACTGCAGCCTGAAGCCGTCAGCCTGCTTCTGGCGCTGGTGGGCGACGATGTTCGTCAGTTGATCTATAACCTGGAGCGATTAATACTCTTCGTTGGGGAGCGCGAGGAGATCGGTGAGTCGGAGGTTGCGGCGCTGGTTGGGGAAACCCGTGTACGATCGATCTTTCAACTGACCGATGCCGTGTCGAGCCGAAATCTGGATCCGGCGCTCCGTTGTCTGACCAGTCTCTTGGAGAGCGGGGAAGAGCCCCTCGCCATTATCGGCATGCTCGCTCGGCAGATCCGTCTGCTGATCCGCGCCAAATCGCTTCGCGAGCAGTCGGCCACCGTCGGCAGGATGACCCAGGGATTCAATCTGCCGCCCCGCGTCGTCGCGGCCCTGGCAGAGCACGCCGCCTCGCGTTCCTGGCCGCAGCTCTCGGGCGCGCTTCACGCGCTCTCGGAGGCCGACTTGGCCATCAAGACCGGAAAGGCCGCAGCCCCCGCGGTGATGACCGGGTTGGTCTGGAATCTCTGCCTGGCGTGA
- a CDS encoding bilirubin oxidase has translation MSETTDLSRRRLLQCLGLGAVAASVVPEWAFAAVEQGAQDRQAQTDPDVEIGITALTTELPVLSSDRPTKVWRFVGELIKGPAGTVEEIPGSYLGPILRLRQGQRVRIRFRNKLSEDCVIHQHGLLVPEEADGHPRHQIRSGQTSVYEYTVLDRAGSYWFHPHTDKRTAEQVYYGMAGLILVTDAEEESLELPRGDYDIPLVIQDRSFDDRNQFRYVGHMHDRWMGFLGDRLLVNGKPDVVLPLATRAYRLRIYNGSNSRIYKLVWGDGRPLTVIGTDGGLLESPVVRNYVMLAPGERVDLWADFRGRKVGDEIVLRSAPFSGVMPMMGMGGGMMGGREGGRMGMGRGMRGGMMGMMGTTLPNGSDYPILTVRITREEQDQLSLPRSLSTIQRYRLQDAANAKKPRSIHLSMRGMSPRINGRSFELTGVVDEEIIPLNTLQVLEFVNRDRRSRTMMMAHPMHIHGQTFQVLKREMAPGSEQRYASVSQGFVDDGWKDTVLVMPGEKITILKRFDKYTGLFLYHCHNLEHEDLDMMRNFLVQA, from the coding sequence ATGAGCGAGACAACTGATCTCTCTCGAAGAAGGCTCTTACAGTGCCTTGGCCTCGGCGCAGTGGCGGCGAGTGTGGTCCCTGAGTGGGCCTTTGCGGCTGTCGAGCAGGGCGCTCAGGACCGTCAAGCTCAAACGGATCCGGACGTCGAGATTGGGATCACCGCCCTGACAACGGAACTCCCGGTTCTTTCGTCGGATCGGCCGACGAAGGTCTGGAGATTTGTTGGTGAACTGATCAAGGGGCCGGCGGGTACGGTCGAGGAGATTCCGGGGAGTTACCTCGGTCCTATATTACGATTACGTCAGGGACAAAGGGTCCGTATTCGCTTCCGGAACAAACTATCGGAAGACTGCGTGATCCATCAGCACGGCCTGCTGGTACCTGAAGAGGCCGACGGCCACCCACGGCACCAGATACGGAGCGGCCAGACCTCTGTCTACGAATATACCGTTCTTGATCGCGCCGGTTCCTATTGGTTCCATCCCCATACCGACAAACGAACGGCCGAACAGGTCTACTACGGTATGGCCGGCCTGATCCTCGTGACGGACGCCGAGGAGGAGTCATTGGAGCTGCCGCGCGGTGACTACGATATTCCACTGGTGATCCAGGACCGGAGTTTCGATGACCGTAACCAGTTCCGCTACGTTGGGCACATGCATGATCGATGGATGGGGTTTTTGGGTGATCGACTATTGGTCAATGGGAAACCGGACGTTGTGCTTCCTCTCGCGACCCGTGCGTATCGGCTTCGGATCTATAACGGGTCGAACTCGCGCATCTACAAGCTGGTGTGGGGCGATGGACGCCCGCTTACGGTCATCGGGACCGATGGGGGACTGCTGGAGAGTCCGGTCGTCCGCAACTATGTGATGCTCGCTCCAGGCGAACGGGTGGATCTCTGGGCGGATTTCCGCGGTCGAAAGGTGGGCGACGAGATTGTGCTGCGCAGTGCTCCCTTCTCCGGCGTCATGCCCATGATGGGCATGGGTGGCGGTATGATGGGAGGTCGGGAGGGTGGAAGGATGGGGATGGGACGAGGCATGCGAGGCGGGATGATGGGTATGATGGGCACAACACTGCCCAATGGGTCCGACTACCCCATTTTGACGGTTCGTATCACGCGGGAAGAGCAGGATCAGCTCAGCCTCCCGCGCAGCCTCTCCACGATTCAACGCTACCGACTGCAGGATGCGGCTAATGCGAAAAAGCCCCGATCGATCCACCTGTCCATGCGGGGGATGTCGCCGCGGATCAACGGCCGCTCATTCGAACTGACAGGGGTCGTCGACGAGGAGATCATCCCGTTGAACACCTTGCAGGTGTTGGAATTCGTCAATCGAGACCGCCGGTCACGCACGATGATGATGGCCCATCCGATGCACATCCATGGACAGACGTTCCAGGTACTCAAGCGGGAGATGGCGCCAGGGTCTGAGCAACGGTATGCGTCGGTCAGCCAAGGGTTTGTCGATGATGGCTGGAAAGATACGGTACTGGTGATGCCTGGTGAAAAGATTACCATCTTAAAGCGTTTCGACAAATATACCGGTCTATTTCTGTACCACTGCCACAACCTCGAACATGAAGACCTGGATATGATGCGGAACTTTCTGGTCCAGGCCTAA
- a CDS encoding leucine--tRNA ligase — protein MARGYDFKTIEAKWQRTWEESGAFAANEEAPQRKFYLLEMYPYPSGRIHMGHVRNYAIGDVLARFLRMRGYNVLHPMGWDSFGLPAENAAIEHRTHPAKWTNDNIAYMRAQLKRMGFSYDWRREVACSDPSYYTWGQWLFLKLYEKGLAYKKSTAVNWCELCQTVLANEQVEGGLCWRDGSPVVQKELPGWFFRITAYAEELLSGLDHLVGWPDPVKVMQRNWIGKSVGAEVRFPLVDRGEALTIFTTRQDTLFGATLMVLAPEHPRVLDLTQGTSQEQPVRAFIERMKLEDRIKRVAADTAKEGVFTGAYAVNPLTHERIPIWIGNFVLPEYGTGAIMAVPSNDQRDFEFARKYGLPIRLAVTPTDTLLDERSLEQAYEGEGVLTNSGPFTGMDSRQAREAIADFLEREGIGRRTVNYRLRDWGISRQRYWGNPIPIIYCDGCGTVPVPYEDLPVVLPQNVEITMKGGSPLQKVAEFVNVPCPQCGSPARRETDTMDTFVDSSWYFLRFTSPEAEDGPVNAARVNYWMPVDQYIGGIEHAVLHLLYARFFTKAVRDLGLMTVDEPFHRLLTQGMVCKETSRCAEHGFRLPGEVDGSGCCRACGRPVQVGRTEKMSKSKKNVIDPEDLLAQYGADTARLFCLFAAPPEKDLEWSDQGVEGSFRFLCRIVRLVEEQEALLKDRVPPIPFQDLIAGRALYRRAQQTVKRVTEDIEDEFHFNTAISALMELTNEISRFELKGPAEEIGERRFAYSYAVETLLLLLSPFAPHLCEELWERLGRGGSIFQTSWPLFDPAVITAEEMVVVIQIDGKVRSRLVMPADADETAMREAALADERVKGWLSERTTRKVVVVPKKLVNIVTGGIQ, from the coding sequence ATGGCGCGGGGTTACGACTTTAAGACGATCGAAGCGAAGTGGCAGCGAACATGGGAGGAGAGCGGCGCCTTCGCGGCGAACGAAGAGGCGCCGCAGCGTAAGTTCTACCTCCTCGAGATGTACCCCTATCCGTCCGGTCGGATCCATATGGGCCACGTGCGCAACTACGCCATCGGCGACGTGCTGGCCCGATTCCTCAGGATGCGCGGGTATAACGTCTTGCACCCGATGGGGTGGGACTCGTTCGGTCTGCCGGCGGAGAACGCCGCCATCGAACATCGTACGCATCCCGCGAAATGGACCAACGACAACATCGCCTACATGCGCGCCCAGCTTAAACGGATGGGGTTTTCCTACGATTGGCGGCGCGAGGTCGCGTGCAGCGATCCGAGCTACTACACATGGGGGCAGTGGCTGTTCCTGAAGCTGTATGAAAAGGGACTGGCGTATAAGAAATCGACCGCCGTCAATTGGTGCGAACTCTGCCAGACGGTCCTGGCCAACGAGCAGGTGGAAGGGGGGCTCTGCTGGCGGGACGGGTCCCCTGTCGTACAAAAGGAACTGCCCGGGTGGTTCTTCCGGATTACCGCCTACGCTGAAGAGCTGCTGAGCGGTTTAGATCACCTTGTCGGATGGCCTGATCCGGTCAAGGTGATGCAGCGCAACTGGATCGGCAAGAGCGTCGGGGCCGAGGTGCGCTTTCCGCTGGTCGACCGGGGAGAGGCGCTCACCATCTTTACGACGCGACAGGATACGCTCTTTGGAGCGACCTTGATGGTGCTCGCCCCGGAGCACCCGCGTGTCCTCGATCTCACACAGGGCACCTCGCAGGAGCAGCCGGTCCGGGCGTTCATTGAGCGGATGAAACTGGAAGACCGGATCAAGCGGGTCGCGGCCGACACGGCAAAAGAAGGGGTATTCACCGGCGCCTATGCCGTCAATCCGCTCACACACGAGCGGATCCCGATCTGGATCGGTAACTTTGTCCTGCCGGAGTATGGAACCGGCGCCATCATGGCGGTACCCAGCAATGATCAGCGCGACTTTGAGTTCGCTCGGAAGTATGGCCTGCCGATCCGCCTGGCGGTCACACCCACCGATACCCTGTTGGATGAGCGCAGCCTGGAGCAGGCGTATGAGGGTGAGGGTGTTCTGACCAACTCCGGCCCATTTACCGGTATGGACAGCCGACAGGCGCGCGAGGCGATTGCCGATTTTCTGGAACGGGAGGGGATCGGGCGGCGGACGGTGAACTACCGGCTCCGCGACTGGGGGATCTCGCGACAGCGCTATTGGGGCAATCCGATCCCGATCATCTACTGCGATGGGTGCGGAACCGTACCGGTGCCGTATGAGGATCTGCCGGTTGTTCTGCCTCAGAACGTCGAGATCACGATGAAGGGGGGCTCGCCGCTGCAGAAGGTCGCCGAGTTTGTCAATGTCCCATGTCCGCAGTGCGGCAGTCCCGCCAGACGGGAGACCGACACCATGGACACCTTTGTCGATTCCTCCTGGTATTTTCTCCGATTCACGAGCCCGGAGGCGGAGGATGGACCGGTGAACGCTGCTCGTGTGAACTACTGGATGCCGGTCGACCAGTATATCGGTGGGATCGAACATGCGGTTCTCCACCTGCTGTACGCGCGCTTTTTTACCAAGGCCGTCCGCGACCTGGGCCTGATGACGGTGGACGAGCCGTTCCATCGACTGTTGACGCAGGGTATGGTGTGTAAAGAGACCTCCCGGTGCGCCGAGCACGGCTTTCGGTTGCCCGGGGAGGTGGACGGTTCAGGGTGCTGCCGCGCGTGCGGTCGTCCGGTGCAGGTCGGGCGAACCGAGAAGATGTCGAAGTCTAAAAAGAACGTGATCGACCCCGAAGATCTTCTGGCGCAGTATGGGGCCGATACCGCCCGGCTGTTCTGCCTGTTTGCCGCCCCGCCGGAAAAGGACCTGGAATGGTCCGATCAGGGCGTCGAGGGCTCATTCCGATTTTTGTGCCGGATCGTCCGCCTCGTTGAGGAGCAGGAGGCGTTACTGAAGGATCGTGTGCCGCCGATCCCGTTTCAGGACCTCATAGCGGGCCGCGCCCTGTACCGCAGGGCCCAGCAGACCGTCAAACGGGTGACGGAGGATATCGAGGATGAGTTTCACTTTAACACTGCCATCAGCGCCCTCATGGAGCTGACCAACGAGATCAGCCGCTTTGAGCTGAAGGGTCCGGCAGAGGAGATCGGAGAGCGGCGCTTCGCCTATAGCTATGCGGTCGAGACCCTTCTGCTGTTGCTGTCGCCCTTTGCGCCGCACCTGTGCGAGGAGTTGTGGGAGCGGCTCGGGCGCGGCGGCAGCATCTTTCAGACATCCTGGCCGCTCTTCGACCCTGCCGTCATTACCGCCGAGGAGATGGTGGTGGTGATTCAGATCGACGGGAAGGTCCGCAGCCGACTCGTCATGCCTGCCGATGCGGACGAGACGGCGATGCGCGAGGCGGCCCTGGCGGACGAGCGGGTCAAGGGGTGGTTAAGCGAGCGAACGACGCGGAAGGTGGTGGTCGTGCCGAAGAAACTGGTCAATATCGTCACGGGGGGGATTCAATGA